In the genome of Lagopus muta isolate bLagMut1 chromosome 29, bLagMut1 primary, whole genome shotgun sequence, the window agctgaggggagcagGGCTTGCCTGCCTGTGTCCTCACCAATGCTCTTCCGTGCCCAGTCCGGCGTCTGATAGCACTCCTGCCGTGCTCTCAGCTCAGACAGCATCCGCTGGAAGGACAAGAAACCATGTCAGGACGCGGCCACGTCAGCGCGCAGCTCAGCGTGACTGCCAGCACCCGGAGGCCTGACACGCAAGGCCAGCCGCGTCCCGAGGGCTGTGAGCTCCGTGCTGGCCGGCACGAGGGGCCAGGACTGAGGAAGGATGTCCGAGCCCACGGCCACTGACCTGTGCCTCCGTGTCTTCCTCTATTTTGAGGCGTATCCACGAAGACGCAGTGAAATACACCTGGGTAGCGACTGCAAttggaaagacagagagaaggTCGTCAGCGCAGGGgttgctgctggtgctgagctcATGCTGGCTTTTCCTTGGAGCCTGGGAATCCGCCGGTGGGCGGAGGATGTCGGGAATGGTGCGGGCTGAGGACACGTCTCTGCCCACAGCCTTCAGGGCACTGCAGCCCCGCGGCCCCGTGGTGCAGCTCGGTGCCCCAGCGCTGCTCCCATTTCCCCTGGCTGCACCCGGCGGCACCGAAAGCAGCGTGGCGGGCAGAATGCCAGCCCTACAGGGAGGCCAAAGCAAGGCCGACTCGAGGATGTCCTCGAGAAGCGGCACCGGGGCCGTGGGGTCCTCCTCGGTCCGCATCCTAACGCTGGGGGGACCGCAGCAGCTCTCGGGCTGAGTGGGACCCAGTGGTGgagagcagctgtggagcaagcaGGCGGCCAGGATAGGAAGGCAGAAGTGCCGCGCTGGTGCTCCAGTGCCTCTGAAGGCCTCTGCTCACACGGACCTCATCCAGCACAGCCCCGTGGTCGCTGCGGGATGTTTGCTCATCAGGACTCaccaagaagcagcagagacagTGCGACGAACACTCTGGCGCGGTTCATCTTGTgctgtgaagcagcagcagccaggcgTCTTGCAGTTCTTTTGGCTGCTTCATGCCACACTGAACGCTGTTGGCCAGCGGAGGCAGGACCTGATGCTGGTAAAGGCCCGCTCCCTTCCGCCGGCTCACAGAGGCTTCTGCGGGAGGAAAGAACCTGGTTGAGCACCGGTCCCACCGTGTGAGAGCCGAGGCAGGCGGCAGCAGCCTCCGCAGAGGCCCTCCCAGAGGACGGGCCTTGGGCTGCCCCCCGGCGCCGTCCCGGCTGCAGTGAGGGTCAAACCAGAGGCTTCCCCCGGCTGCCCCGCTCCCTGGGCCACCGAGGGCTGTGTGCTCGCTTGCCCCCGGCCCGATGCCGCTGGCCGGTTCCCCCCACCTCGTACCTCTGCCCCTGCGCTGATGTGTCCCCAGCGGGGACCTGCTGGCCCTTGCCGACAGCCCGGCTCCCTGCGGGGCACTTAGGTGCCCTGGGGCGCCTTGCGGTCGCAGCCTTTCTCCTCGCCATCGCAGCGAAGGTGAGCCCTGGAAGCGGCACGTCCTCTCAGCACCACGATCCCAAAAGCTCTGAGCCCACTGGggctctgccagctgcagcccttGGCGGGCTGTGATGTCACAGAGGGCAGCTGTGATGTCACAGAGGGCAGCTGTGATGTCACAGAGGGCAGGGGCACAGCCGGCCCATGAGCAGGGCACGCCCAGCAGCTGGGGGCATGGAGGGCGATTTTGTGCTCCCCACTCTGGACCCGAGAGGAGGGCCGGCCACAGTTCAGCCTCGGGTCTCCCTGTGACgcacagaagcatttcttcatCAAATCACAGGATCTCAGCACCTGAGTTGGGTCGGAAGgcacctcccagcccccccagccccaccgcGATGTTCGGACTCGCTTGGATGCTCAAGGAGGCGATGGAGGGGTTCGGAACACGTTTCCCTTTTGGACTCAAGGGACGGCCTACAGACAGAAATTGCTGTGGATGTTCTCCAAGCTCCGACCCCTTTCAGGCCCTACCTCCTGGCCACATGCGACACGCTCCCTTTCCCCACTGGCCGAGGAACTCGGGGGATCCATTCCCGGCTCGCCCACCACGTCACCCATCCGATGCCTGACAGCCTCCCTGGCGGCCTCGGTCCAACTTCTCTCTACATTCGGACCGGTTCTCTCCGACCTCCTGGCGCCTTTGGTAAATAAAACTCATTCCGAGGTCACCTTCAGCAGCCGAGTGGCGTCTCGCTTTTGTAAGGACAGCCCCTCGTTCCCCGCCGTCCCTTCATCCCCCCGGTCCCACCGCCCCTCCCGGTCCCACCGCCCCACGGGTCCTCAGCACGGAGCCCCGGCAGCCCGAGTGCAGCACCGCTGAGTGCCAGCCCTCGGGACGCTGCCGCTGCCCCCGTCGGACGTGCCGCCGTTCCTTTCGGCTCCTTGTCCTCGCTGCCGGCCGCTCTCGATGCCGCCAGCCGCACACGGCCTCTGTCCCAGCTACCACCCGGTGCCGTCACTGCTGTCCCTGGGCGCCATCTGTCCGTCCTGGTGCCTGTCCCCGCCGTCGCTGTCCCCTCGCGGTGTCCCCGTGTGCCCCCCCGAATCCCAATGGTGCCATCGCCACGGTCCCGGTCGTCACCCACTGTCACTGGAGTGGCTCTCCACGTCTGAGTGACGGAAGGACAGAATCCCTGTTTATTCATTGTGCCCACAGAAATGATCGCTCCCTCCATAAAGCTGATGGCCTGCCTTTTAATTAAGTGCCTGCCGTTAAGCAGGGGCCTTTGCCATATCCCAGAGCACCTCTGTCTCCAGGGCTCCCATCTGTGTGTTTTATCTTATCACTGGGAATCAAATgatgtttctgcattagaattgtataatattatttttattttatgatctccacTATCATAattctttttgggagtccctCTACTTCACTTGGGGAAtatctctgataagtttacatcactgatcctctagacgaaccttcccaggcaCGCACACTGTATAGAggtgtatagatgtatattttgtcagaCACTGCAAGAAcatcctgcacgagagcaaaccagagagcAGGGGATGgcagcccgaggaagcgcctgaagagacatgggaaggcctggcatcatccccagtgctctttgtgcAACAAAGACTTTAAAGAAACTCGCCAcatcaataggacaaggagagcaccgagacagcttggaaacaacaggacggctgctgactgacaccaggtaacaaataaatgaacaaggAAATAGCAAATGTCAACCTTCTGATAAGACTGTGAACGTGGAGTAcgcagccagtggggaaacaggggaggggggaggcaagggggagcaAACAGGGTCTAAAGGCTGTCATGGCGTGTCCATAGGCGCTGCTGCTTGCAGGACGCCGCCATTGCAACCGCGAatcaaatctgcttttatcagagatgcCGTCCTGACAAGATgacttggatatttccaacagtgCTATCAGCGCGTAGAGGCAAATAGTTGGATTGTTTATAGTGAGAAATCGTATCAAAGAATGAGCGCACAGTGCGGGTTTTCACTCTCCCTTTCTCCAGCCCTGCCCCCACAAAAGCTCCCCGCTGTCCCAGCCGCCCCCTGCGGCCCATTTCCCGTTCCAGTACGAACGGGAGGAGGCTGCGTTCCTCAGCTGCCCCTTTCTCCAAACCGTTCCTGGGAGCGGTGAGTTCATTTCTCTTTGATCTTTTCCTACAGCGCCTGTTTCTCACATAAAGGCTCCGGCATCGCCTTTGTTTGCTCTACACCCATTACACCCTTAGAGCTCCAAGGACCTTTGCAGCGACCCCGCAGACCCTACAGACCCCTCTGCCCACTTATTCACCCCGTGTGTCCCACAGCCCCCCGGCGGcttctgcagcccttctgcagtTCCACGTACGTCCTGCAGCGCTCCTGTGAGAATCcttagtttttttttggctcaaagcttgcttcctgaggtttttctttgataagactctgagtgacttgtcaaggaggcagctgatgggtgctaactgtgtgacaatcgatttccctttgggaacatttgcaagccccttcccccagagctgcttgctctgtagaagagcggaagagagcgctcagcagtgttcactggcggaagatctggcctgtggccaaaccgctccagctaagtatggaaggctgggggatgatagCATTGTATCttgtgaaggcaagatgcaagttggtgcctccctgcttcctcttatctgctggcaaggccagaaagataagaacaaaggaggttcctgctgagatcccagagccagaagctgccaccgcaaggagaactgactcaaccaccttgggtttgagctgtcactccaaaaagagctgactcaaccactttgaagcattgaaaaagggccgtcatcaccatggtcgtcgtcgtcattggcaacaggacaactctgcctgacgacccaccgctactgaagatcaaagactgaactaggaacctcgctggatccatggtggtgcctatctccctcttgctgcctatagagactccttgcttcttctttcctatcttttctatcgccctccttcccttcccccattaccctaattcataacagtgtccgttctccccttccccatttccctgattaagatttgtaataaactggtcggaccaacatttgaaccgttgcttcttaatctcacgccgggtatagagataataaaagaacctcctctccctcctataaattggagcgagacagctCCACAGCGCCCCAGGCTCCTACAAAATCGACGGGGCCCctggagcatccctgcagcaccccGATAGCTCCCGGCACGCCACGGCGCCCCCCAGCAGCCCGATCCCCATAGGCTCCATaggccccacagcccccctcCAGCCTCCCAGCCCCGCTCCCGGCGCCGCCGTTTCCCGACAGTCCCCGCGCAGCCGCCGAGGGTCGCGTTTCCCGGCGCGCccggcggcggtggcggcggggcGGAGCTTCGGGTGGGCGGGACCGTCTCCATGGGCGGGGCCGCACGCAGCCAATCGGGAGAGGGCGCTCGGCGGCCGCGTTGCCATAGAAACGGCACCGCCCCCATGGCGGCGGGCGGTGCGGAGCGGCGGCTCCGGTACTTGACGACACGGGAGGTGGCGGAGGCCGGGCGGCCCCTGCTCAGCGCTCTCGGCCGCGTTTACGACCTGGGCCCGCTGCTGCGGGAGCGCCGCGGTACGGGGGGGGGCCGCTGTGGGGGCGGGTCCCGGTGTGGGGGCTCCGAGTCCGACCTTCTTCCCCAGGTGGCGTCACCCTGGCCCCCCTGCTGGCCGCCGTCGGCACCGACGTGAGCCGCTGCTTTGACCCCGAGAGCGGCGACGTGAGTGGGACGGGGGGCGGGAGCGTCCCCGGGCTCGGGGGGCTTCGGGGCGGGGCGGTGCTGTACCGGCGGAGCGGGGGAGGGGTCCCGGCGCAGTTTTCGGGGCCCGGCGCGGTGCCGGGCGGTCCCGGTGCCGGTGTTTGCAGTCCCAGGGCGGCGGGGGTGCGAGCTGGGCGATCCCGGTGCGAGGCGGGGATCCCCGCACGGGCGGGACGGGGCGGCGGCCTCCGATCCCGGCCACGCGCGTCAGGCGTCCCTCCCACCGGCAGCCGCTGCCCCGCGTGGAGCCCTGCACCGGCCAGACCGGCTCCCGGTACCCGCTGGGGACCCCGGGCGGCTCCCGGCCCCTCGCGCCGCGCTCAGACGGGGTCCTTCCGCGGCACGCCGCGTGGTGGCGGGACCCCCGGCTGCAGGTGGGACGTCTGACGGCCGCCCCCCGCCTGTTGCGCCTCTGCAACGCCCTGACGGGCCAGAACTGCGTCATCGAGGTCAGTGGGACGGGGGGCACCCGGGCCCCGAGATACGAGCCCGCTCCCCGGTGGGATCCTGCTGTACCCAGCGACGTGCTGGGAACCTCGGCCCCGTCCCCTTCCCTTCTCACGGTCCCCTAGGTGTGCGGGGAGGAGCCGGTGGGAGCGGCGCtgc includes:
- the LOC125685691 gene encoding cytochrome b5 domain-containing protein 1; amino-acid sequence: MAAGGAERRLRYLTTREVAEAGRPLLSALGRVYDLGPLLRERRGGVTLAPLLAAVGTDVSRCFDPESGDPLPRVEPCTGQTGSRYPLGTPGGSRPLAPRSDGVLPRHAAWWRDPRLQVGRLTAAPRLLRLCNALTGQNCVIEVCGEEPVGAALRRARGWQEQLEKYTACYGGVPLNPQLSLEQNGIPDSTSELRSLRLDPKDFIPTVFLYFNDDAGSAREALQ